A DNA window from Maribellus comscasis contains the following coding sequences:
- a CDS encoding DUF5686 and carboxypeptidase-like regulatory domain-containing protein, which produces MLYKTVLTIIIALLGVEAMGQALTGTIKDKKSQEAIPYANIWIKGTTTGTMSDMNGMFLLKLSPKDTLCVSSVGYERIEIPAKNITENPLIVFLSEETLQLGEVTVRPEISRAKVLFQKIQEHKKENRQNIENVDAYKTYKRTAVYLAIDSTSRINRFIPNMEEVTVQVDSMNIRFSPIYLAEEGSNCQNKDDSIVYRRVDGIFPKLNQTIESMILLHAVVDLDFYKDQINILYRGIVSPLSNNAMAQYNFYLNDSTNINGKKYYSFSFSPKNKYNPLFTGRFTIQDSTFALTDIYAYLQKEANINFVNGFRAKVSYLSNDKDEWFYDEQEISMNLSLSLNKDTISRYGSQRINEVSKGNWLVTKNTKFSTSTELDEVKPRTWKNRTEFTSKSSFDEGTYLRVSKLKENSFIRSVDGIGGMVLTSYVDLGKFQIGPVFDIYTTNAIEGQRFSVPLRTGEKMFEHFTIGGIIGYGTRSGEFKYGANFAWQPGETDKFILRGSYSDDYTLVSQDKYLRFIKKNPNERGNSNFISIFTAREENPCLKGEKSIKLNLEFNTKNDVCVEIEPYWLYSTQTPDVHFLRNNTGYENYSNYGILFNTRFAFGQHYDKYYFARVYYLTQLPVINFSLDVGKTGLPGSASDDLDIYAQIHASASGMLNMGMINMRYMVNGGYLLGDAPYDLLDLPTGSMSLGYSKYGYNLLHFATFAHNLYTNLHLDWTGGGIVLNHLPVIRRFKLREMVSFKCHYGMLNDSYHPVFDLPGYYSNEMSKPYAEIGFGLTNIFKVLRVEYVRQLGVTYEKSGFADKNGIFFRAEMSF; this is translated from the coding sequence ATGTTATACAAAACAGTTCTTACCATCATTATTGCTTTACTTGGTGTAGAGGCTATGGGTCAGGCATTAACGGGCACCATAAAAGATAAAAAATCACAGGAAGCAATTCCTTATGCAAATATCTGGATTAAGGGGACAACCACGGGAACAATGTCAGATATGAACGGAATGTTTCTGTTGAAGTTGTCACCGAAAGATACGCTGTGTGTTTCTTCAGTTGGTTACGAACGAATAGAAATTCCGGCAAAAAATATTACTGAAAATCCACTTATTGTATTCTTGTCGGAAGAAACCCTGCAATTGGGCGAGGTAACAGTCAGGCCTGAAATTTCAAGGGCAAAAGTTTTATTTCAGAAAATACAGGAACATAAAAAAGAGAACCGGCAAAACATTGAAAATGTAGATGCTTACAAAACCTACAAGCGAACCGCTGTATATCTGGCAATTGATTCAACCTCGCGAATCAACAGGTTTATCCCGAACATGGAAGAAGTAACGGTTCAGGTTGATAGTATGAATATTCGTTTTAGCCCGATATATCTTGCAGAAGAGGGAAGCAATTGCCAAAACAAAGACGACAGCATAGTTTACAGGCGGGTTGACGGAATATTTCCAAAACTGAACCAGACTATTGAGAGTATGATCCTTTTACATGCAGTTGTTGACCTGGATTTTTACAAGGATCAGATCAATATTCTTTACAGGGGAATAGTTTCGCCATTAAGTAATAATGCAATGGCGCAATACAATTTTTACCTGAATGACAGTACAAACATAAACGGGAAGAAATATTACAGTTTTTCGTTTTCACCTAAAAATAAGTACAATCCTTTGTTTACAGGAAGGTTTACTATACAGGACAGTACTTTTGCATTAACTGATATTTATGCATATTTACAAAAAGAAGCAAACATAAATTTTGTAAATGGGTTCAGGGCAAAAGTCAGTTATTTAAGTAACGATAAAGACGAGTGGTTTTATGATGAACAGGAGATAAGCATGAATCTCTCCTTATCCCTGAATAAAGATACCATTTCACGCTACGGTTCGCAGAGAATAAACGAGGTTTCAAAAGGGAACTGGTTGGTGACAAAGAACACTAAATTTTCTACTTCTACAGAGTTGGACGAAGTAAAGCCCCGCACCTGGAAGAACCGTACTGAATTTACTTCAAAAAGCAGTTTTGACGAAGGTACCTATTTGCGTGTAAGTAAATTAAAGGAAAACTCATTTATAAGAAGTGTCGATGGTATTGGTGGAATGGTACTGACCAGTTATGTTGATTTGGGGAAATTTCAAATTGGGCCCGTTTTCGATATTTACACAACCAATGCCATTGAAGGTCAGCGATTTTCGGTACCATTGCGTACAGGAGAGAAAATGTTTGAGCATTTTACGATTGGAGGTATTATTGGCTATGGAACCCGAAGTGGAGAGTTTAAATATGGAGCAAACTTTGCGTGGCAACCGGGTGAAACAGATAAATTTATTTTAAGAGGATCTTATTCTGATGATTATACATTAGTGTCGCAGGATAAGTATCTGCGTTTTATTAAAAAGAATCCAAATGAAAGAGGCAATTCCAATTTCATTTCCATATTTACAGCCAGGGAGGAAAATCCATGTTTAAAAGGGGAAAAGAGCATAAAATTAAACCTGGAGTTTAATACTAAAAACGATGTATGTGTGGAAATAGAACCATACTGGCTATACAGTACCCAAACTCCTGATGTTCATTTTCTTCGCAATAACACAGGATATGAGAATTACTCGAATTATGGAATTCTCTTCAATACGAGGTTTGCATTCGGACAACATTACGATAAGTACTACTTCGCCCGTGTTTATTATCTGACCCAGTTACCTGTAATTAATTTCAGTCTTGATGTTGGCAAAACAGGTCTGCCAGGCAGCGCGTCTGATGATTTGGATATTTACGCACAGATTCATGCGTCTGCATCGGGCATGTTAAATATGGGAATGATAAATATGCGTTACATGGTAAATGGCGGATATCTGTTGGGAGATGCGCCCTATGATTTACTCGACCTTCCTACAGGTTCCATGTCGTTGGGATACTCAAAGTATGGCTATAATCTTCTGCACTTTGCCACTTTTGCCCACAACCTTTATACAAATTTACACCTTGACTGGACTGGCGGAGGAATTGTTTTGAACCATTTGCCCGTTATACGAAGATTTAAATTACGGGAAATGGTATCGTTTAAATGTCATTATGGTATGTTAAACGATTCATATCATCCTGTTTTCGACCTGCCGGGATATTATTCTAATGAAATGAGCAAACCTTATGCTGAAATAGGATTTGGCCTGACCAATATATTTAAGGTTTTACGCGTGGAATATGTCCGTCAGTTAGGAGTAACTTACGAAAAAAGTGGTTTTGCCGATAAAAATGGAATATTCTTCAGGGCTGAGATGAGTTTCTAA
- a CDS encoding CDP-alcohol phosphatidyltransferase family protein, with protein MKQITVKGENIINVPNFISLYRLLVFPVILFMALTGRESGFVILLCISLVSDVLDGNIARLFKLQTNFGAALDNLADICTYAMAILGLFVFKWAEIEPHSWILFLFLGIFILSYVVSFARFGKIPGLHLYSAVSAGYAQSIFFFVLFVFGFYPWMLYVVATWGIIAYIEKIIILFKLDDIRIGVKGLYWLLKK; from the coding sequence ATGAAACAGATAACAGTAAAAGGAGAAAACATCATAAATGTCCCGAATTTTATCAGCTTGTACCGGCTTCTGGTATTCCCGGTAATTCTTTTTATGGCGCTTACCGGGCGCGAGAGTGGATTCGTAATCCTGTTATGTATTAGCCTGGTAAGCGATGTGCTGGACGGAAACATTGCGCGGCTGTTTAAGCTGCAAACCAACTTTGGCGCCGCGCTCGATAACCTTGCGGATATATGTACGTATGCCATGGCTATTTTGGGGCTTTTCGTTTTTAAATGGGCTGAAATTGAACCTCATTCCTGGATTTTATTCCTCTTTCTCGGAATATTTATTCTTAGCTATGTAGTTTCTTTTGCCCGTTTCGGAAAAATTCCTGGATTACATTTATATTCTGCCGTTTCTGCCGGGTACGCTCAAAGCATATTCTTTTTTGTATTGTTCGTTTTTGGTTTTTATCCCTGGATGTTATATGTGGTTGCCACGTGGGGAATAATAGCATACATCGAAAAGATAATCATACTTTTTAAATTGGACGACATACGAATTGGGGTAAAGGGACTTTATTGGCTGCTAAAAAAGTAG